The following are encoded together in the Humulus lupulus chromosome 5, drHumLupu1.1, whole genome shotgun sequence genome:
- the LOC133779225 gene encoding uncharacterized protein LOC133779225 has translation MAKQNFLIERIEGVLEKLVNLNRKDKSKRLDDALWAHRTTFKAPLGMSPYRLVFGKECHLPVELEHRAYWAFQQLNLDLLKLFPGKLKSRWSGPFTITKVYPYGTVKLRGNGGKFKVNGERLKHYWGGEVERNKTSLTLIHP, from the exons ATGGCCAAGCAAAATTTTCTAATAGAGAGAATCGAGGGTGTTCTTGAGAAGTTGGTGAATCTAAATCGCAAAGATAAGTCCAAGAGGTTGGATGATGCTTTATGGGCCCATCGAACGACATTTAAAGCTCCTTTGGGGATGTCTCCTTACCGCTTAGTGTTTGGAAAAGAATGTCATTTGCCAGTGGAACTTGAACATAGAGCTTATTGGGCATTCCAACAACTCAATCTAGACTT ACTCAAATTGTTCCCTGGGAAGCTCAAGTCAAGGTGGTCTGGGCCATTTACTATTACTAAGGTTTATCCTTATGGGACTGTGAAGTTGAGAGGAAATGGAGGTAAATTCAAGGTTAATGGGGAGAGGTTGAAACACTATTGGGGAGGTGAGGTTGAGCGAAACAAGACCTCACTTACcttaattcatccttga